The Castanea sativa cultivar Marrone di Chiusa Pesio chromosome 4, ASM4071231v1 sequence CGAAAATTAAGAAATCAACATAAAAacatggacttttttttttctttttcacttctaACTCGCTTAGACACTGTTAATAaattgaagaggaaaaaaattgaaattgagaaACCGAAATATTGTTTTCCCTGCATTTTCTCGGCGGCCAAACAGAGGTTAAATTGAATCGAAATTCAACCTAATGTAAGAATGGATCTGAGAAATCCGAGCTCGATTGGAGTCAAACAAAAGGAGTAGACTCAGGTAAGACGTGTTTGGAACCCTAGAAAGttgaggagaaaagaaaaagaaagaaagagtacCTGAAATTTGGAGCCGATGAACAGAAAGTGGTTTCTAGAAGCTCTACTAGTTCTGCAGCTTAgatagagacagagagagagagagagttgcagATCTTTGCTTGTATCGTCGATGGCGAAATCGATCTTCCCCTGAACCATTTGCGCAGCTCCGATCCACTCCTCACCTCCCTAATCGATTTGTATCGTCGTCCTTCTTGGGAATCTGACCCGTCACCACCATTCTTATCCCTCACCAAAGGCATTCTCTACCAGGGTCTTGCTTGCTGAGCTACGGTGGGTGAGGAGAGAAGgcacaaaaaaaagagaacagtAAAAAACGCAAGGCTTAAATACAAAACGCTAGCTACagtaaaaaattacaatctgcgttttttaattatttgttacagtgttttcagttttcagttttcagcaaaataagctctatccaaacggacccctAATCTGAAGCAGGTTCTTGTGGGTTCTTCTCTTTCGTCGTCTCTTCTCTCCAACCTTCATTGCTAATGTTCTTAGGTAAATCAATGAATGCATTTGTGTCTTTAGAAATTTAGAATCTAGAGTTTCTAAATTTCTTATAGCATTCATTTAGGGATTTTGATTCTTAACCCTTTTCCTCTATATTTGTTGAAGTTAGGGAAAAACCCTAGTGGTCTGTGTGCATGCCATGGATTATGTCTCTTCCATCAATTGTAAATTTGAATCACAAAATATTGATAGGATTGTCTAGGTTTATTTGTGCCTCTGTgggtttcgtttgattcttttatgGCCAGTAGATTCTGGGAATCATCGCTCGGGACAGAGGAAATAGAGGAACAGAAAAGAAGAACAGAGCAAGAAAACAACAGAGAGGAGGAACATGTGGAGAATACAGCGAAACCCACATTGGAAAGCGAGTCAATTTTGGATCAAGAATTGAGGATAGCTCTCAAAACTGAGAAAAAGTTGGAGTTTTTGAAAGAATTCGAAGGTTCAATCAAAGAAAGATTCCTCAGCTCCTCAAACATTGAAGAATTGAAAGCTGTAGATGTCTCTGTAGGGCTTCTCATACTCAGAAGGTGTATATCAGAACCAGCAAGAACCGGAGAGAAGCTTGATCCATACTCtaatttctaaaaaagaagaaggttggGTCTCATTGGTTCACACTCACAACTTGTTTCGTGATTAAATCCATtattataatttctaaatttattttacaaaattgaaaatatttttgggtagctaaattttgaattggttttttttttttttttttaatattgaaaaaaaaaatacatgtggagctatatatataagagagaaTCTATATGGCTCTATGGTAATATAAAAAGGTAAGTTTGGTCGTACATTGAAAGCTGAAAGAAATGAAATAGGTGTGTTCATTCATATCTATCTATGTGCTTTGCTTTGCTCTGCCACTCCTCATGGGCAGCTGTCTGTatgtattactttttatttgtttctgtCATTTAAATTAGTTTGtgtttttcaacaaatttcatGGAACTGGAAGTTTGGGACTATTCTCAGTGTTTTCTACTTTTGCTTTATGGACTGGTTTGGGGTACTGGGATTTTGATTAATAAGCATCTTTGGATACTCTGATCAACTTCAATATTGGTTGAAAGCCTATTTGTATAATACCTTTATGAGGTGACCCCCACATCTTATTGTAATACATGTTCATATCTTTGACTATTTGATATTTAGGGGTTTATCTATAgtataaagaataataaatatgaaacatgaatctaatttttttaatgggggCGAGTTTGCCactttgcctttttttttttttttcttgttttcagaGAATTGCAATTAAGATTTTTGACCTCTTGTTTACTTTCAACTTTTAAAGATTTGTTGATCAAAAAGTAAGGTCTAGAGGTTCTATGATTAATGTCTAAAATGTGAAAGGTACCTTACCAGGTCATTGTCTTATAGCTTTTGGACATTTCATTTCAGGATGATTAGGGAACATAATCCATCATCCATTTCATAATTCACATTAGATAAGAAACATAGGgtggaaaattttcttttgagacCTAAGATAATTGAAACTTGATTCAGGGCATGTTTGCcttaagtttattttattttatttataaagtttatTCAGCATAGGGACATCTATTTATCTTAACTTTACTGGTTGGAGTAATTTAAAAACTGCAACTTGAGACCAAAATTCTTTAATTGTCAATATGCCAAAGTTGAAAGTGAAGAACCAACAAGGAGTTACCTAATCACTTCATCTTCTTATTTTACAACTTGTGTGGTGACTAGCACCCGCTATAACTTGAGTCTGCAAGAACTCTATGTGTGCTTTCAAATAGTCATCCCTATGACAAACAAGAAAAGTgaatttcataatcataataCAGATCCAAAAGCCAGACAAGCAGATGATAAGAAAATTTATCAAAGCATTGATTTTGAAGTGCTTTGTTGCAATTTCTATCCAGTACATTGTAAGTTATAAGGTATGTTGTGTTACAGCTCTGCTAATTTGCATATGTATGTTGTACTGTGTGATGTCAATATTATATTAAAGATTATATTGTTTGTAGAAAAGTTTGTTGTTTTAGAACTTAATAATGCAGAGCataagttttaagttttggaAATGTATAGCTCTCCAATTAAAGCTAttctgttaggatttgtgcacttgccttttttttatttttacagttACAGGTTCTTAAATTTGATTCTCTATATTAATTTGTTGGACCATTCATTGATGTTATTGCTTAATTCTAGCTCGTCATTAGTAGGAGTCAACCTCATGAAAATCTGTCATGTAAGCATTAATCCTTCTAGCTCTCTCTTGCACTCAAtgcttttttttgggatataaGCATCCATCCTAAACCTAAAgctgttttatttttgttattgaaaaattatcaattatctAGTTATAGTTGATAATTAGAATGACGTCCATGTAAAAAGATAGCATCTGGAATGCATATACACATACAATTGAAGTCCATGTAACAAGACCAAGCTCTAAAACAAAGCTGAAACATTGATATGCACCCATAATCATTTACATTTGTACGGGGTATGGGCCTGAGCCCATTGAACTTTGGGCCCTAGTCTTATGGCATAGTACACAATCTCATGCTCATCGAACCTTTGGTCCTAGTACGAATACGCTTCCAGGTCCAGTTTGGGCCCGAATACCAAAATAGGTCCACCTCTTCCTGGACAATTCAGAGATAAGCCCATGTCGATCAATTATGTCTTGGTCAGGAATGTGTGCGCTGAGAACATCCTATGTTCTCGGCTTCCCAGTATTGCCCTGGGAGTATCGATGCCGAGCAGTCTTTTGGAGACTagaaccagttccaatgccactatcACTGTTCCCGACAGAGCATCTTCTTATAAAAAACGATGATACCAAACCTCATCTACACGAGTGAGGTCAGGAAGCAATCATAACCCTTTCACCCATCTAAGGCTATAAATAGGAGAACAGAAAGAGAGGTGTGGGGTTGGCAAGCAGAGAGagaaaacagaaataaaaagagTGATAGTATTAGTAGGGAGGAGAGCAACCTACAGAGGAAAAAGAGAGTTCACAAAAACTAGGGGGTGCTATTGGGTCACCCGGCAAAGGACTACCTATAGTAGAAAACTCTTAAGCTCACAACACAAATAAGTTGTGAGTCTAAATATTGGCCCATCTTGTCAAAGCTAAGTTCGGCACGtataattggcgccgtctgtgggaatctcctACACAGTTGTAGTTCTGTCGAGACTCGCATCCAACGAGAAATACAAGGAGGATGTATGGGGGGCAATCACGAAGTTATGCTGAGAGTGGCTCTGGAGGATCTTTTCGGGGGTTCGGTTGGCGGGAAAGGAGGCAAAAGGGGTGTGAAGACAGGGAGTATGAACAAGAGGAAGAGCAATCTGGTCTTAGGGAAGGGTCGTTTTGAACACACCGTACATTATCAGGTGCTTCGGGGCATGAACGTTTTGACCGAAGGGACGAGGAACTCGAACGCTTGCACAGATTAGTAAGGGATTTAGAGTTAGAGGCAAGAGGTAGGCGTTGGAGAAGAAACCGCGAAGAATGTGTAAAGGGGTCGGCTAGTGTGGGAGGTGGCTATGGGGAGGCGTCCCATTAATCTGATTCCCGTCGATATCGGGATTGGTCTCGGGAGTATGCAGACCGGGACTCAATCTCCCTAGAGGGGCAATGACCCCGTAATGCCGCTATGGATGCTATGATCCGAGCATTGCAAAGGGCTGCTCAATCACAGCTCTCAGGAGATATCGAATGGGCACCAATGCTAAGTAGATTCACCAAACCTCCATTTAACTCCTATGACGAAAAAACGAATCTGGTAGAGCATGTAAGTCATTATATCCAGATGATGTCTTTGCACAGTCATAACGATgctttgatgtgcaaggtgttcccTTCAAGTCTCGGGCCCACCGCTctgaggtggttcaatgggtTGAGGCAGGGCTCGATTCATAGTTTTGTCGAATTGATTCAAGAGTTCGAGGTTCGATTTATGACCTGTAGCCGGGTACCACAGCCTGTGGACGCGCTGCTGTGGATGAAGATGGTAGCTAGGGAAACTTTACGTAACTATACTAGCCAGTACTGGGAACTATACAACGAGATCAGAGGGGGGGAATGAAAAAGTCGCAGTGAGCACTTTCCAGCTGGGATTACTTGAGGACTCTGAATTACGGGACTCGTTGACAAGGAGACCCCCTGAGGATATGAGGCAGTTAATGAGATGCATAGAAGAGTATAAACGGCTAGAGGATGATTGGCAACAGAACAAGGGCAAGGCCTCGGTCACGAGCCAGACTCGATAAAGGGGCTTTCAGTCAAGGCCCCGGAAGGATTTGAGGATCCAGGAACCGGGTACGTAAGTAGGGGAAGTAAATGTGATGTTTTGGGAGCCTATACACAGAATTGTGGATCAAATTAAGAACGAGCCATACTTTCGGTGGCCGAATAAGATGGGGGGTGACCCATCaaggagaaataaaaaattttactatacTTATCATAAGGACATGGGGCATACCACTGAGCAATGCAGGGTGTTAAAAGACCATTTGGAGTGTTATTAAGGATGGGGTACTTAAAAGAGTTTGTTGTGGAACCTAGAAATTAGGGAACTGGGCAGGCTGCGAGCCCTTGGGAGAATCCTCTTCTGCCTCCTTTAGGAGTGATAGAGATCATCCATGTTGCTTCAAGGTGTACCCTAGTGATTGGAAGGAGAGAGGTACTGGTTGTGGTTTTAGTAGAAAGTTGTCTGGATGATAAACCCCTCGAGAAGAAGCTGAGGTTTACTCGGGAGCCCATTGCCTTCAATGATGATGACCTGGAAGGGACGATCTAGCTACACGACGACACTTGGTGGTCACAACTCGGATAAATGGTTTTATAGTGAAGATGGTACTGGTGGACTAGGGAAGTGGTGCTGAAGTGATGTATCCCGACTTGTTCAGGGGGTTGGGATTGAAGAAAGAGGACCTGTCTAAGTATGACACACCACTAGTGGGGTTTGATGGCTGAATGGTGATCTCAGAATGGCAGATTTAGCTCCCCGTGAATATGGAGGGTAAGGAGGTAATGGTGACCTTTATAGTGGTCAATTTGTTTTCTCCGTATACGCCAATTCTTGGAAGGCCATGGATTCATTCGATGGGGGCAGTTCCGTCCACTTTGCATGTTAAGGTCAAATTCCACACCGAGCACGGTATTGCTATAGTGAGGAGAAATCAGTAAATGGCCAGGAAATGCTTGGTGGCTGCTGTTAACCAGGAGATTAAACAAAAGGAACCAGCCGAGCAAGTTCCCTTATAGCAATTACAAGAATCCAGGAAGGAATGGGGGCTAGCTGTGCCGAGGATTTAATAAAAGTGAGAATACTCCTAGACATGGATAGGAGTTTTCAGATTGGAGCTAGTATGAAGGATGAAGATAGGGTGGAGATGTTGTTACTGTTtgtacaaaatgttgatgtatTTACTTGGAGTCCATATGAAGTTCTTGGGGTAGACCCTGAATTTGTAGTCATAAGCTTAACATAGATTTGTATTTCCCCCCAAGAAGCAGAAGCCGAGGAGGTCGGCTAAGGAACACGTCGAAGCAGTTAAGCAAGAAGTCAAGAGGCTTAAAGAGGATGGGGCAATAGATGAGGTTTTCTTTTCGGAATGGCTGGCAAATACCGTggttgtgaagaagaagaatgggaaatagAGGGTTTGTGTGGATTTTACTGATTTGAACCGGGCATGGCCGAAAAATCTCTTCCCAAGGATGAGTTTTCTAgacgctttccaaggttatcatcaAATTGCCCTGGCCACCTAAGATCAGGAAAAGACAACTTTCATTTCCCCTGAAGCCAATTACCACTATATCGTGATGCCTTTCGGGCTAAAGAATGCTGGAGCCACTTATCAATGCATGATGACGATGATGTTTAGGGATAAGATTAGGTGCACATTGgaggtatatgttgatgatatggtggtCAAAAGCAAGCAGGAGAAGAGGCACGTTGATAATCTTAAGGAAGTGTTTGAAGTGCTCTGGTGGCATAAGCTGTGCCTCAACGCTGataagtgtgcttttggagtggGGGCTGGCAAGTTCCTAGGGTATATGATCATGTATCGAGGAATAGAGGTCAACCCAAATCAGATCGAAGCCGTAGAGCGCCTCAAGTCGCCGAGCAACCCAAAGGAAGTCCAGGTGTTAACCGTATTCTAACTGCCCTAAAATGGTTCATTTACAAATTTGCAGACTGGTGCCATCCATTTTATCAGCTGCTGAAAAAGTGGAGGAGGTTTCAGTGGAACGAGGAGTGTGAAAGGGCTTTTCAGGATTTAAAGGAATATTTGGTACGAGCACCTATGTTGTCAGCCTCAGAGCCCGGTGAGGATTTGTTCATGTATCTTTCGGTGTCCAAGCATGACGTGAGTGCCGTATTACTGAGGGATCAAGGCGTGCAGCAACCAGTATattgggtctgtttggatagaacttattttgctgaaactgaaaactgaaaactgaaaacactgtagcaaaataatttttaaatgtgtgaatagtattatgggacccatttttaatgaaaaagttgctgaaaagtgaaatttgtgggacccatgaacagtaattttgtgTACTGTACATAGCTGAAAGTCAATATATGCggctgggtttaaaaaaaaaaaaaaaaacagaagccAAAACGCGGACGTGGACGCAGAACGcagatccaaacgccctcattATGTCAGCAAAACGTTGGTCGATGCTGAGATGAGGTATTTGCCCTTGGAGAAATTGGTGTTAGCATTAGTGTATGCTACAAGGAAATTGCtccattatttccaagctcatacCATCTATGTATTGACCGAGTATCCCCTACAGTCATTGTTGAAGAGATCTGATTTCACGGGCCGAATAGCTAAGTAGGAAACTCGGCTAGGCTCTTTTGACATCAGATACAGACTAAGGAGTTCGGTGAAAGGTCAAGTTCTCGCTGATTTCATTGTAGAGTTTTCCCTGAGGAAGGAGATGGGGATGGTGCGTCTAGTGCACTCGGGGCTGGGGCCAAAATTGTCATCATCACCCTGGAATGGTTAAAGTTGGAGCATTCTTTTAGATTGGGTTTTAGGGATTCCAATAACGAAGCTGAATATGAAGCCCTACTTGCTGGATTGAGAGTCGCTTTGGATCTTGGTGCCCAAGATGTAAAAGTTTACTCGGACTCTCGGTTGGTGGTTAATCAGGTGCAGGGCAGTTTTAAGGCCAAGGATTCCAAAATGATGGAGTACTTATGATTGGTGAAGCAGATTATGAACTAGTTTTTGAAGTCCAAGGTGGTTCAAGTGGCCAGAGGATAGAATAGGCATGTCGACTCTTTGGGCACTTTGGCGTCATCACTAACTGAAGAGGTACCTTGGTAAATTAAAGTAGAGCTGGTACCAAAACTGAGTATTAATACGAAGGTAGACTTTTTAGTGGTGGCAATTTCCGAGCCGTGCTGGATGGATTCAATCATTGACTTCTTGGTCGAGGATCAAGTGCCAACTGATGAAAAAGAAGCAGTTAGGGAATGTCGGGTAGCCGCTCGGTATTGGCTATCGGCAGACCGTAAGCTGTATCGGAGGTCTTTCGGAGGACCTTACCTTCAGTGCTTACCCCTTAGCAAGGTTGATGAGCTCCTGATGGAACTCCATAAGGGGTTGTGCGGCAGTCATGTTGGAGAACGTTCATTAGCCCACCGAGTAATGACTCAAGGATTTTGGTGGCCACAGATACAAAAGGATGCTGCCGAATACGTGAAGAGGTGTGAGCAATGTCAAAAACACGCCCCGTTCATCCACCAACCGGCCAGGAGTTTAAATCCTATTAGCaacccatggccctttgcacaatgggggCTGGATATTGTTGGACCATTCCCACGGGCTACCGGGAACTGAAAATTTGGTCTAGTGACTTGggactatttcaccaagtgggcAGAGGTTGAGGCATTGGCCAATATTCGGGACGTAGACGTTAAGAAATTTGTGTGGAGAAACATAGTAACAAGATTTGGACTGCCAGAGTCCCTGGTATCTGATAATGGGTTGCAATTTGATAGCAAGACCTTCCACAAGTTCTGTAGCAATCTTGGTATCAAGAACAAGTATTCCACCCTGGCATACTCACAGAGTAACAGCCAGGTCGAGGCCACTAACAAAACAATTGTGAACGGGCTGAAGAAAAGATTGGAAGGTTCCAAGGGTAAGTGGGCCGAGGAGTTGCCCAGCGTTTTATGGGCATATCGGATGACCACAAGACGTTCCACGGGAGAAACTCCATTTTCTCTAACGTATGGAGTAAAAGCAATCATATTGGCCGAAGTGAATTTGTGTAGTGCTTGGGTTTCGAAATTTGCCCTCCTTGAGAATGACGAGTTGATGATGAATCGGCTAGACTTATTAGAAGAATATCGGGAATCAGCAACCATATGTCTCGCTAAGTACCAGAAGAAACTTGCTCAGAGGTAAAATAAAGAGGTAAGGAGGAGAGAGTTCAGCGCTGGAGATTTGGTTCTACGGAAAGTAGTAGGGAACACTCGAGACATCAATGCAGGAAAGCTAGCCCCAACCTAGGAGGGGCCATATAGAGTTATCGCCATTGTCAGAGCACGAGCATACTACCTAGAAGATTTGGACGAGAGACCACTTCCCCGACCATGGAATGTTCacaactttaaaaagttttaccACTGACAATTAGTATGTGGAAACTCGGGTTGAGCGTAATGCCACACGTGTATAATGTCATTCAACATGTAATCAATGTTTATGAGCGCAAGGACATTCACACTCTTAACTGCATCATTATTAATTTGCTATGTAAGGAAAGAAGCTCATTCCCGATTCGATCCTATTCACATAACGGGTAGAAACCTTATATTAAATCTTTTTAAGGATGGAGGCCTGTGCTCGGTTCGATTTTACTTACcaagcaggtggaaacctaacACTTATTTTCTCTAAGGACAGAAGCCCATTCCCGATTCGATCCTATTCACTGAATGGGTGGAAACCTCATATTAAATCTCTTTAAGGACAGAAGCCTATGCTCGGTTCGATTTTACTCACTGAGCAAGTGGAAACCTAACACTTATTTTCTCAAAGGACAGAAGTTTGTTCCCGGTTCGATCCTATTCATCGAACGGGTGGAAACCTCATATTAAATCTCTTTAAGGATAGAAGCTCGTGCTCGGTTCGATTTTACTCatcgagcaggtggaaacctaacACTTATTTTCTCTAAAGACAGAAGCCCATTCCTGGTTCGATCCTATTTACCGAATGAGTGGAAACCTTATATTAAATCTCTTTAAGGACGAAAGCCTGTGCTCGGTTCGATCCTAATCACTGAACAGGTGGAAACCTGACACTTATTTTCTCTAAGGACTGAAGCCTGTTCCTGGTTCGATTCTATTCACCGAACAGGTGGAAGCCTTATATTAAATCTCTTTAAGGACGGAAGCCTACGCGCGGTGGAATCTTGACACTTATCTTCTCTAGGAACAGAAATCTGTTCCCAGTTCGATCCTAATCGCCAGGCGGGCGGATATCTTGTAATTAATTTCTCGGGGGGGCCAGTGCTCGGTTTAACTCCAAATACCAAGTAGGCGCGAACCTAACGTTTATTACTTTTAAGTGTAGAAACCCATTTTCAGTTCGTGCTTGGCCTCTGAACGGGTAGTGTCATAATCCGTCCTTTTTAAGAATAGATGAAATCTTTTGTTACCAATCATTATCTACGACGATGTTACATATCACAAAAGTAGtcaattatttataaatgtaGTTGAAATAGAGGTCCAGTCACCATTTTAAGATGACTAATTAATCGAAACAAAATAAACGCCAGCCAAAGTTTAATCAGTGCTTTGTCACCACACCCTAGTGACCATAGgtaaaaccaaagaaaagaaaaataaataacagaagagaaaaataaagcaataaTAATCAGAGGGTACGGCAAGAAAAGCAACTCTCTTTAGGCTTGAGCAGTGGGGTCAGTAGACTGGGACAAGGCAGCCTCCTAGGCAGTTCGCGATGGGGCACCTTCAGCGAACTGCTTTGCGAGAGGTGGTTGGGCTTGAACGTCCTCAATAGGAGGGGTACTGGGCTGCACGGCTTTAAGGTTACTGGTGATCTCAAGATTAACTCGCTCCAATTGGGTGTCGATCTCGCACACCAACTCCTTCATGTTGGGAGTATCCACCTCTTCGTCAACAGCACCAGACTGACTCTGAACGGGGGGAGGAGGTGGGGGGAAGGGAATATGCTCCGGATGCCTTAATAGAGAATCATCTGGCACTCCCATAGCCTGCAACGCggccatccattcttccctgaATCCATGTTGCCAGGCTTTGTGGACAATGAGCTCTATAGAATTTTCTGTGTCAGTGAAGCCATTATTGTACCACTTCTCTTCGCAAGCCTCAAGGGCTGCCTTTAGGTTGGCAATCTCGTCAGCCTGCACCAGGTTTAAGCTCTCTGCCTCGGCCAGTTTAAGCTTCATCCCCCCCAACTTTACGTCCAATTCCGTTAGCCTCTTCTCTGCCAATGCTAGGGCCTTTTCGGACACCTGGGCCTTCTTCTCGGCGGCCTCAGCAGCCTTGCTCTTGTCCTTCGCAGTGGCGACCGCAACATCCTTCAAAGCCCTCTCCCGTTTAGCATCCTCAGCGGTCTCCTTCAACCGTTCGTCAATGACCATCCTTCAAACACTTATACATGTGGAGTGACCATTACGCCAAGAGTGTGCGGCGGTatgtgtataaatatatatatatatatatatatatatatatatatatataaatatatatatataaacagtaATTTGAATCTAACTCGAGTTAGCGAACATGTGTCTATAGTCCCCAAGAGGTTTTTGTGCAAATTTGGAAGCAAAATGGGGTCTTTAGGTTGATTTGCACTTTGGGTGCCTAGGAAAAGTCAAAATCAAGCCtggagcaaccacatcagtagTTGCAAAgtcttgcaaaatacaaaaagtaactcaatttacacattttgacaaaaacaaaatctacaTTAGTGAgcgtaaaattgtgcataaatgcacaaaATGGACTGACGGATTGATGTagatgttttgtaaaagtgatggtgggtgttttgtaaaaaaagaaaataaatatattatttatataaatatagtatataatagaTGGACTGATGTGAATCTTTTGTAAAAGTgatggtgtaaaatagaaaaagtagtttttttgtataaaatagaTGAAATCTTTTCGAAAAGCTAAAGCGGTTGCTCTTAGAGTACTGAACAGAGGTCTAGTCTCTAGCCTAAGTGTCAATCAACCCTTCAAGATGTGAAAGTGCCTCCCAATAGTTTCGAGGCATGAAGTGTTATTTTTTACCCACTACCCACAATAGTTGTATTGTATCCCAATTCCATGAGTTGTATATCATAATAATATGTTAAAAGAACTTTCCTAGTTTTgttgagagagtttcaatctatggttttccctcctgatgatagctcttattattagaccaagacaccattcagtttttggtgtaagcggagattgaaccctagaaaatctcttatacaactaccagagattttaccaattgagcaaACTGAAATCCATTAGGTAAAATTAGTTGAAGGCCCAAATGTTGCACGAGTTTGGTcatgaatttataaatttatttatagaaacattaaaataaattagacaaTCTAAAGAGTGAGAGAATTATAGATATAGCTGATTTTCATTAGAATTTAGAACGTTATATTAGTTGAACAAGCTTTTAATGCTTCTTAGGctaaattaaattcttttttctttataactCAACTATTTGATATCTcctataatattatttttgcttgTATAATGTGAAGGTGGGGCTGGGATATTTAATGTCAATATGGAGTCTTTTGATAGTTGGtcgtttatttttgtttctaaggGGACAAATGAATTAGCTATTTGTTAGctaaatgatttttatttatttatttattatagataTAATAAACTTTAACCTATAACATCAGTTTATGATACTTgctttttatcataaaataagacattaattggttttttgtgtaaGGGATTTGgacctcaaaattttttatttgatgacaaaaaaatttataaattgagttaactagaagCTACTTCCAATGGGTCTTTTGTTGTAAGAAATTTGGGCAACCAAATAGGAATGCCCGAGAATTTAAGATAACCTAACACAACTTATATGTAATATCTAGCTATCAGCAATTCTACTTGtttatgttattaaaaaatattttactttaccAGTTGCATCTCATAATTAAGAatctttaatatttaaaatttggagtcaaagaagaaaaggaaaaaaaggataagaagataaagtccacaaaatacacacacacaaatatatatatatatatatatatatatatatatatatatatatatatatatatatattattcactTGGAATAACAATTCCTTAACATAGGGAAATAGTTATTTATCCCTAAAATGACCATAATAGTTATTCCTACTAGATGTAATAACTTTTAAAAGtaatatattttcacaaatacAAATATTCCATATGCACATAACAATTATTTGCATCATTAACATGTGTTAAATGAGACTACCAACTAATCTTAACAAATATTTGCCATTCTATGTTTacattttgctaaaatttgAGTGGGTAAGCTcttaagagcattagcatcaagcatgctaaatgctaaacacaaaaaaaccctCCTACATTAGATgtttcaaatctcaaaaaatttagtattaagCTACAATGATGTTCTAGATTTGATGGTACGGATAAATggtcta is a genomic window containing:
- the LOC142632783 gene encoding uncharacterized protein LOC142632783, which codes for MDSIIDFLVEDQVPTDEKEAVRECRVAARYWLSADRKLYRRSFGGPYLQCLPLSKVDELLMELHKGLCGSHVGERSLAHRVMTQGFWWPQIQKDAAEYWAEVEALANIRDVDVKKFVWRNIVTRFGLPESLVSDNGLQFDSKTFHKFCSNLGIKNKYSTLAYSQSNSQVEATNKTIVNGLKKRLEGSKGKWAEELPSVLWAYRMTTRRSTGETPFSLTYGVKAIILAEVNLCSAWVSKFALLENDELMMNRLDLLEEYRESATICLAKYQKKLAQR